A stretch of the Janthinobacterium sp. B9-8 genome encodes the following:
- a CDS encoding phasin family protein, translating to MTTAQQQFSAFATEQVEVALRFARISIDSAERIMKLQVEIAKNNLETGAKNANALVAVKDAQEALTLRQKLTEASIEQATNYSRSLYEITSQAQAETSQLIEERTTAFNKHVVSGLDQFVKSAPAGTDVAVAAVKSTLQATAAAVDSLTKAAKQVADFADASVKAAGTATADAVKTAAKKTNGASSAAAV from the coding sequence ATGACTACTGCACAACAACAATTCTCCGCGTTCGCTACCGAGCAAGTTGAAGTGGCATTGCGTTTCGCACGCATTTCCATCGATTCTGCCGAACGGATCATGAAGCTGCAAGTTGAAATCGCAAAGAACAATCTTGAAACTGGTGCAAAAAACGCTAATGCACTGGTTGCAGTTAAAGACGCACAAGAAGCACTGACACTGCGTCAGAAGCTCACAGAAGCCTCTATCGAACAAGCAACTAACTATTCCCGCAGCCTGTACGAAATCACTTCGCAAGCACAAGCTGAAACATCACAACTGATTGAAGAACGCACAACAGCTTTTAACAAGCACGTTGTATCTGGCTTAGATCAATTTGTTAAATCAGCACCTGCTGGTACTGATGTTGCTGTTGCTGCTGTTAAATCAACACTGCAAGCAACTGCAGCTGCGGTAGACAGCTTAACTAAAGCGGCTAAGCAAGTTGCTGACTTTGCAGATGCTTCAGTAAAAGCAGCAGGTACTGCCACTGCTGATGCAGTAAAAACCGCAGCGAAAAAAACCAACGGTGCAAGCAGCGCTGCTGCTGTTTAA
- the arfB gene encoding alternative ribosome rescue aminoacyl-tRNA hydrolase ArfB, with protein MLTIRFNIPEAEMEFSAIRAQGSGGQNVNKVSSAVHLRFDITASSLPLPLKERLLALGDQRINKEGVVVIKAQQYRSQEQNRADGILRLFELVESVATVTAPRKATRPTKGSQTRRLDSKNKRGSIKALRGKVND; from the coding sequence ATGCTGACAATCCGTTTTAACATTCCCGAAGCCGAGATGGAGTTCTCCGCCATCCGTGCTCAAGGCTCGGGTGGGCAGAATGTGAACAAGGTATCGAGTGCAGTGCATTTGCGCTTTGATATCACCGCCTCATCCCTGCCCCTGCCGCTAAAAGAGCGGCTGTTAGCGCTTGGCGATCAGCGCATCAATAAAGAAGGCGTGGTGGTGATTAAGGCGCAGCAATACCGCAGCCAGGAACAAAACCGCGCCGATGGTATTTTGCGTTTATTTGAATTAGTAGAAAGCGTCGCCACCGTCACAGCGCCACGCAAAGCCACCCGCCCCACCAAGGGCTCGCAAACAAGGCGGCTAGATAGTAAAAATAAGCGAGGAAGTATTAAGGCCTTGCGGGGCAAGGTGAATGACTAA
- the rpe gene encoding ribulose-phosphate 3-epimerase, which produces MSNFRIAPSILAADFARLGEEVKNVIAAGADIIHFDVMDNHYVPNLTMGPMFCEAIRPYTTAPIDVHLMVKPVDRIIPDFAKAGANIITFHPEASEHIDRSLGLIKEHGCKAGLVFNPATPLHYLDYVMDKIDMILLMSVNPGYGGQSFIPGVLAKAKEARARIDAYTAKTGREIWLEIDGGVNANNIAEIAATGVDTFVAGSAIFGKPDYKAVIDQMRLELAKVKA; this is translated from the coding sequence ATGTCAAATTTTCGCATTGCACCCAGCATTCTTGCCGCTGACTTTGCCCGTTTGGGCGAAGAAGTTAAAAATGTCATCGCAGCAGGCGCGGATATTATCCACTTTGATGTAATGGACAACCATTACGTCCCGAACCTGACTATGGGCCCGATGTTTTGTGAGGCCATCCGCCCTTACACCACCGCGCCAATTGATGTGCATTTAATGGTAAAGCCGGTTGACCGCATCATTCCCGATTTTGCCAAGGCCGGTGCCAATATCATCACCTTTCACCCAGAAGCATCCGAACATATTGATCGATCCTTGGGGCTGATTAAAGAGCACGGCTGTAAAGCGGGCCTCGTGTTTAATCCGGCCACACCTCTACATTATTTAGATTATGTCATGGATAAAATCGACATGATTTTGCTGATGTCGGTCAACCCGGGCTACGGCGGGCAAAGTTTTATTCCTGGCGTATTAGCAAAAGCCAAAGAAGCGCGTGCCCGCATTGATGCTTATACCGCCAAAACTGGACGTGAGATCTGGCTGGAAATTGATGGTGGCGTAAACGCTAACAATATCGCCGAAATCGCCGCAACGGGTGTAGATACCTTTGTGGCTGGGTCTGCCATCTTTGGCAAACCCGATTACAAAGCGGTGATTGATCAGATGCGTCTTGAGCTAGCCAAGGTTAAGGCATGA
- the tcdA gene encoding tRNA cyclic N6-threonylcarbamoyladenosine(37) synthase TcdA, which translates to MDTSFERRFGGIARLYGLPALERFRQAHVCVVGVGGVGSWAAEALARSGIGRITLIDLDDICVSNTNRQLPALEGNYGRMKVAALAERIAQINPECVVDRIEDFVSIDNFEETLGRGYDAIIDAIDSVKTKAAMIAWCKRRKIRLVTTGGAGGQTDPTQIAVVDLSKTINDPLASKVRSILRREYGFAQQGKKMGVECVYSTEQLVYPQPDGSVCGQKPDSSEAPLGLGCEGGFGASVAVTGCFGFVAAAQVLKHLAKSVVVTTE; encoded by the coding sequence TTGGATACTTCTTTTGAACGTCGTTTTGGCGGTATTGCCCGTTTGTATGGATTGCCCGCATTAGAGCGCTTCCGGCAGGCTCATGTTTGTGTGGTTGGGGTGGGTGGTGTGGGATCTTGGGCTGCCGAGGCCTTGGCGCGCTCGGGCATTGGCCGTATCACGCTGATTGATCTGGATGATATCTGTGTATCCAATACCAATCGTCAACTGCCTGCGCTGGAAGGCAATTATGGGCGAATGAAAGTGGCGGCACTGGCGGAGCGAATTGCCCAGATTAATCCAGAATGTGTCGTGGATAGGATTGAAGATTTTGTCAGTATTGATAATTTTGAAGAAACATTAGGCCGAGGCTACGACGCGATTATTGACGCGATTGATTCGGTTAAAACCAAGGCGGCGATGATTGCCTGGTGCAAACGTCGCAAAATTCGCCTCGTGACGACCGGTGGCGCGGGCGGGCAAACGGATCCGACGCAAATTGCCGTCGTCGATTTATCCAAAACCATTAATGACCCGCTGGCATCTAAAGTGCGCTCGATCCTGCGCCGCGAATATGGCTTTGCTCAGCAGGGCAAAAAAATGGGCGTGGAATGCGTGTATTCTACCGAGCAGCTTGTCTATCCCCAGCCCGATGGCAGCGTATGTGGTCAAAAGCCTGATAGCAGCGAGGCGCCGCTGGGCTTGGGTTGTGAAGGCGGTTTTGGGGCCTCGGTGGCGGTCACTGGCTGCTTTGGTTTTGTTGCGGCAGCGCAGGTGTTAAAGCATTTGGCTAAGTCTGTTGTCGTGACGACAGAATAA
- the arsC gene encoding arsenate reductase (glutaredoxin) (This arsenate reductase requires both glutathione and glutaredoxin to convert arsenate to arsenite, after which the efflux transporter formed by ArsA and ArsB can extrude the arsenite from the cell, providing resistance.) — MKLLHNPRCSKSREALAALMAKGLQPEIIDYLAHPLDEAAIRTLLAQLGIAPLALVRTKEALWQAQFSLAPLDDNAIIAALAAHPKLIERPILIHQNRAAIGRPLENILTLLDTPA; from the coding sequence ATGAAGCTACTGCATAACCCACGCTGTTCCAAAAGCCGCGAAGCTCTTGCTGCGCTGATGGCAAAAGGCTTGCAGCCAGAAATCATTGATTATCTAGCCCATCCACTGGATGAAGCAGCCATTCGCACCCTCCTTGCTCAACTGGGCATTGCACCATTAGCGCTTGTTCGCACTAAAGAAGCGCTATGGCAGGCGCAATTTTCCCTAGCTCCTTTAGACGACAATGCCATCATTGCCGCTTTAGCGGCGCACCCCAAGCTGATTGAACGCCCGATTCTCATTCACCAGAACCGGGCAGCGATTGGCAGACCACTTGAAAATATTCTGACCCTATTGGATACACCCGCATGA
- a CDS encoding ABCB family ABC transporter ATP-binding protein/permease, protein MSETRRNDWQTLSTLLPYLWQYKNRVILALSLLILAKFANVSVPLILKDIVDSLDPKHMPLVLPLSLVLSYGALRLCASVFGEMRDAVFAKVTQGAIRKVAMQVFEHLHRLSLRFHLERQTGGMSRDIDRGTKGISFLLNFTLFNILPTLVEILLVAGILLKKYDIWFSLITFGTIVLYIAFTLGITEWRMSFRRTMNDMDSKANTRAVDSLLNYETVKYFNNERWEAARYDASLKVWEEAAVKNQVSLSFLNAGQAIIIAFGVTLLVGLAADGVVKGTMTLGDLVLVNAFLLQLYAPLNFLGFVYREIKHSLADMEKMFTLMGQSAEVKDADKAIVLATNSASIHFKQVDFSYEANRQILHHVDFEITAGKTVAVVGSSGAGKSTLSRLLYRFYDVSQGCITINGVDLRQLNQVSLRAHIGIVPQDTVLFNDSIYYNIAYGQPDATRDEVIQAAKSAHIYEFIQSLPEGFETLVGERGLKLSGGEKQRVAIARTILKNPPILIFDEATSALDSRTEKAIQAELKEISANRTTLIVAHRLSTVADADEILVMEQGLIIERGRHRDLLELGANYARMWQLQQGDEENN, encoded by the coding sequence ATGAGCGAAACCCGCCGCAACGATTGGCAGACGCTGTCTACGCTGCTGCCTTATCTTTGGCAGTATAAGAACCGTGTTATTTTGGCGTTATCGCTGCTTATTCTGGCTAAATTTGCCAATGTTTCTGTCCCTCTGATCCTAAAAGACATTGTCGATAGCTTGGATCCTAAGCACATGCCATTAGTGCTGCCGCTTAGTCTGGTGCTGAGCTATGGCGCGCTGCGCCTCTGTGCTTCTGTTTTTGGCGAAATGCGCGATGCCGTGTTTGCCAAGGTGACGCAAGGTGCTATCCGCAAAGTAGCCATGCAGGTGTTTGAACATTTGCACCGCCTTAGTTTGCGCTTTCATCTGGAGCGGCAAACAGGCGGGATGAGCCGGGATATCGATCGCGGCACCAAGGGTATTTCATTCTTACTCAACTTTACCCTTTTTAATATCTTGCCCACTTTGGTTGAGATTTTGCTTGTTGCCGGTATTTTATTAAAAAAATACGATATTTGGTTTTCGTTGATTACGTTTGGCACGATTGTTTTATATATCGCATTTACGCTGGGCATTACCGAATGGCGTATGAGCTTTCGCCGCACCATGAATGATATGGATTCAAAAGCCAATACGCGTGCAGTAGACAGCTTATTAAACTATGAAACGGTTAAATATTTTAATAATGAGCGCTGGGAAGCGGCTCGTTATGATGCCAGCCTTAAGGTGTGGGAAGAGGCCGCAGTTAAAAATCAGGTTTCACTTTCATTTTTAAATGCAGGGCAAGCGATTATTATAGCCTTTGGTGTCACACTCTTAGTGGGGCTGGCTGCGGATGGCGTAGTAAAAGGCACAATGACATTGGGTGATTTGGTCTTAGTGAATGCTTTTCTTTTGCAGCTGTATGCACCGCTTAATTTCTTAGGTTTTGTTTATCGTGAAATCAAACATTCTTTAGCCGATATGGAAAAGATGTTTACTTTGATGGGGCAAAGCGCAGAAGTAAAAGATGCAGATAAGGCTATTGTTCTTGCTACGAATTCAGCCTCTATTCATTTTAAGCAGGTTGATTTCTCGTATGAAGCAAATCGGCAAATTCTGCATCATGTGGATTTTGAGATTACAGCGGGTAAGACTGTGGCAGTGGTCGGCAGCTCAGGAGCAGGTAAGTCGACTTTATCTCGTTTGCTTTACCGTTTTTATGATGTGAGCCAAGGCTGTATTACCATTAATGGCGTAGATTTACGCCAGCTTAATCAAGTGAGCTTACGAGCGCATATTGGCATTGTGCCGCAAGATACGGTGCTGTTTAACGATAGCATTTATTACAATATCGCTTATGGTCAACCCGATGCCACGCGGGATGAGGTGATTCAAGCAGCAAAGTCAGCGCATATTTACGAGTTTATTCAATCTTTGCCAGAGGGCTTTGAAACTTTAGTGGGTGAGCGTGGGCTTAAATTATCGGGCGGGGAAAAACAGCGTGTGGCTATTGCACGCACTATTCTAAAAAACCCGCCTATTTTAATTTTTGATGAAGCAACTTCAGCACTTGACTCGCGCACAGAAAAAGCCATTCAAGCTGAGCTTAAAGAAATCTCAGCAAATCGTACAACTTTAATTGTGGCTCATCGTTTATCCACAGTGGCGGATGCTGATGAGATCCTTGTGATGGAGCAAGGACTTATCATAGAGCGTGGCCGACATCGTGATCTATTGGAGCTGGGGGCAAACTATGCACGCATGTGGCAGCTGCAGCAGGGCGATGAAGAAAACAATTAA
- the phaR gene encoding polyhydroxyalkanoate synthesis repressor PhaR — protein MSVEKRVIKKYPNRRLYDTATSCYITLVDVKQLVLDNIDIQIVDAKGGEDITRSVLLQVIMEEEAGGMPMFSYDVLTQIIRFYGNAMQGVMGNYLDKNMQLFAEMQGRLQTQAKSVMTGENPMLSNANLWGDFMKFQGPGMQSMMNNYLESSTSMFVDMQQQLQDRARHLFTGMGMPGYGKEGSVLSEDELQPTDPPASKEPPEPEVAVSKPAPRRRATKG, from the coding sequence ATGAGCGTGGAAAAACGCGTGATCAAGAAGTATCCGAATCGCCGTCTGTACGACACGGCCACCAGCTGTTACATCACGCTTGTGGATGTGAAACAGCTGGTTTTGGATAATATTGATATCCAGATCGTGGATGCTAAAGGGGGAGAAGACATCACCCGCAGTGTGCTGCTACAAGTCATTATGGAAGAGGAAGCTGGCGGAATGCCTATGTTTTCTTATGATGTGCTGACGCAAATCATTAGGTTCTACGGAAACGCCATGCAAGGTGTGATGGGGAATTACCTAGATAAAAACATGCAATTGTTTGCAGAAATGCAAGGTCGCTTACAGACGCAGGCTAAGTCGGTGATGACGGGTGAAAACCCGATGCTTTCGAATGCTAACCTTTGGGGCGACTTTATGAAGTTTCAGGGCCCTGGTATGCAAAGCATGATGAATAATTATCTTGAAAGCAGTACCTCGATGTTTGTGGATATGCAGCAACAGTTGCAAGATCGCGCCCGACATTTATTCACAGGCATGGGAATGCCCGGTTATGGAAAAGAAGGTTCGGTTTTATCTGAAGATGAATTACAACCGACTGATCCGCCCGCTTCAAAAGAGCCGCCCGAGCCTGAAGTTGCCGTCAGTAAGCCCGCACCACGGCGGCGTGCAACTAAAGGCTAA
- the apaG gene encoding Co2+/Mg2+ efflux protein ApaG translates to MSDSPVYSVLVHAEAFYLPEQSDEVADRYAFAYRITITNTGTAAAQLLSRHWVIRDMEDRVQEVRGDGVVGEQPVLEPGQHFEYMSSASIATPVGSMQGNYRMQAADGSQFDAEIPSFVLAMPRILH, encoded by the coding sequence ATGAGTGATTCCCCTGTTTATAGCGTGCTCGTTCACGCCGAAGCCTTTTATCTTCCAGAGCAATCTGATGAAGTCGCTGATCGATATGCTTTTGCCTACCGTATTACCATCACCAACACGGGCACCGCTGCAGCGCAGCTATTGAGTCGCCATTGGGTGATTCGGGATATGGAAGACCGTGTGCAGGAGGTGCGCGGCGATGGTGTGGTGGGGGAGCAGCCGGTGCTTGAGCCGGGTCAGCATTTTGAATATATGAGCAGCGCCAGCATTGCAACGCCCGTGGGCTCTATGCAAGGAAACTATCGAATGCAAGCGGCAGATGGTAGCCAGTTTGATGCAGAAATTCCCTCGTTTGTTTTGGCAATGCCGCGTATCTTGCATTAA
- a CDS encoding phosphoglycolate phosphatase: MSIRAFAFDLDGTLADSIPDLAHAANAARRDAGLAQLEEALIESYVGDGTESLVARAMAADMAASFTGTAKQTEALARFDQHYLEGLTLKTKLYPSVANTLNELHDCGYRLAIVTNKPERFTLPLLKELGIGNLFEVIVSGDSLASRKPNAEPLQHVMDKLGVSANEFLMVGDSKNDILAARAAGCKVAFVNYGYGAAETIPEADVTLARFDELMNWLEAQD, translated from the coding sequence ATGAGCATCAGAGCCTTTGCTTTTGATTTAGACGGCACCCTTGCCGATTCAATTCCCGATCTCGCCCACGCAGCCAATGCCGCCCGCCGCGATGCAGGCCTTGCCCAGCTTGAAGAAGCGCTGATTGAAAGCTATGTAGGCGATGGCACAGAAAGCCTCGTCGCACGCGCGATGGCCGCCGATATGGCCGCCAGCTTTACTGGTACCGCCAAGCAAACAGAAGCACTGGCCCGCTTTGATCAGCATTACCTTGAAGGCCTCACCCTCAAGACCAAGCTCTACCCTAGTGTGGCCAATACCCTGAATGAATTGCACGATTGCGGCTATCGCCTTGCTATTGTGACCAATAAGCCAGAACGCTTTACCTTGCCACTCTTAAAAGAGCTGGGTATTGGCAATCTATTTGAAGTGATTGTCAGCGGTGATTCCCTCGCCAGCCGCAAGCCAAACGCCGAGCCATTGCAGCATGTAATGGACAAGCTGGGCGTAAGCGCAAATGAATTTTTAATGGTCGGCGATTCAAAGAACGACATTCTGGCAGCCCGTGCCGCAGGCTGCAAAGTGGCCTTTGTAAACTACGGCTACGGCGCGGCAGAAACCATCCCGGAAGCCGATGTCACGCTGGCGCGCTTTGATGAGCTGATGAACTGGCTGGAAGCGCAGGATTAA
- a CDS encoding GNAT family N-acetyltransferase, whose protein sequence is MKIETIHADDSKALLFLMSATIATLDFSQEMQQEFISNVADNLHWWNANPDQGCHLKCTLDGEIVGVILVKKFWNLCSLFVSPEYQGQGLGQALMLAAIDQCKGKSEKQAIWLNAAPNAILFYRAMGCISRSSSQQLGFSAMQISL, encoded by the coding sequence ATGAAAATCGAAACCATCCACGCAGACGACAGCAAGGCGCTTTTATTTTTGATGTCTGCAACCATTGCAACATTAGATTTTTCGCAAGAGATGCAGCAAGAATTCATCAGCAATGTTGCAGATAATTTGCACTGGTGGAATGCCAATCCAGATCAAGGCTGCCATCTAAAGTGCACCCTAGACGGGGAAATTGTTGGCGTGATTCTGGTTAAAAAATTCTGGAATCTTTGCAGCCTATTTGTCTCCCCCGAATACCAAGGCCAAGGCTTAGGCCAAGCCTTGATGCTTGCAGCGATCGATCAATGCAAAGGCAAAAGTGAAAAGCAGGCCATCTGGCTCAATGCCGCCCCGAATGCGATTTTATTTTACCGAGCGATGGGGTGCATCAGCCGTAGCAGTAGTCAGCAGCTGGGGTTTAGCGCGATGCAAATTTCGCTATAA